In Chitinophaga nivalis, a single genomic region encodes these proteins:
- a CDS encoding acetyl-CoA C-acyltransferase → MQEAYIVAGFRTAVGKAKRGGFRFSRPDDLAVDVITGLMQSLPQLDPKRVDDVIVGNAVPEAEQGLQIGRLIAARALGIEASGVTVNRYCGSGLETIAIATAKIRTGMADCIIAGGTESMSLVPTIGWKTVPNYSVASTTPDFYLGMGLTAEAVANQYKVSRQDQDEFSYKSHQKALAAIQQGHFKSGILPINVEEVYLDPKGKKQKRTYIVDTDEGPRADTSVEALGKLKPVFAAGGSVTAGNSSQTSDGAAFVVVMSEKMVNELGLKPIGRLVSCSTAGVDPKIMGIGPVAAVPKALQQAGKSLQDIDLVELNEAFASQSLAVIRELGINPDIVNINGGAIALGHPLGCTGAKLTVQILGDMKRLNKKYGIVTACIGGGQGIAGIIENIN, encoded by the coding sequence ATGCAAGAAGCGTATATAGTAGCTGGATTCCGCACCGCAGTGGGCAAAGCAAAAAGAGGAGGATTCCGATTTTCAAGACCCGACGACCTGGCCGTAGATGTCATCACCGGTTTAATGCAGTCCTTACCACAACTCGACCCTAAACGGGTAGACGATGTTATTGTAGGGAATGCCGTGCCGGAAGCAGAACAGGGCTTACAGATAGGACGCCTCATTGCAGCAAGAGCATTAGGTATTGAAGCTTCCGGCGTTACCGTTAACCGTTATTGCGGTTCCGGCCTGGAAACCATCGCCATCGCTACCGCTAAAATCCGCACCGGTATGGCAGATTGCATTATCGCCGGTGGTACCGAAAGCATGAGCCTTGTACCCACCATTGGCTGGAAAACAGTTCCCAACTATTCCGTAGCCAGTACCACCCCCGACTTTTATTTAGGCATGGGACTCACCGCTGAAGCAGTGGCTAATCAATATAAAGTAAGCCGCCAGGACCAGGATGAGTTCTCTTATAAATCTCACCAGAAAGCATTGGCAGCTATTCAACAGGGCCATTTCAAATCAGGTATACTCCCCATCAATGTGGAAGAAGTATACCTGGATCCAAAAGGTAAAAAACAAAAACGTACCTATATCGTTGACACCGATGAAGGACCACGTGCAGATACTTCCGTGGAAGCCCTGGGTAAATTAAAACCTGTATTTGCTGCCGGCGGTTCTGTGACGGCAGGTAACTCTTCCCAGACTTCCGATGGCGCCGCCTTCGTGGTAGTGATGAGTGAAAAGATGGTCAATGAACTGGGGTTGAAACCTATCGGCCGTTTGGTAAGCTGCTCTACTGCAGGCGTAGATCCAAAGATTATGGGTATCGGCCCGGTTGCCGCTGTTCCCAAAGCGTTGCAACAAGCCGGTAAATCCTTACAGGACATTGATCTCGTAGAATTAAACGAAGCCTTCGCCTCCCAGTCGCTTGCGGTTATCCGTGAACTGGGTATCAATCCGGATATCGTGAATATCAACGGCGGTGCCATTGCCCTCGGACATCCATTGGGATGCACCGGCGCCAAACTCACCGTACAGATCCTGGGCGATATGAAACGGTTAAACAAAAAATACGGCATCGTTACCGCCTGTATCGGTGGTGGACAAGGAATTGCCGGCATCATAGAAAACATCAACTAA